A single region of the Nitrospirota bacterium genome encodes:
- a CDS encoding PilZ domain-containing protein → MKETRREKRMPYDAELRYYFYGESGQKRYTCLAIDVSNSGLGIITETPLEFGQFLAFESLSGGFSPLNAVVQWSMPLAGKFRAGLFLF, encoded by the coding sequence ATGAAAGAGACGAGGCGGGAAAAACGGATGCCCTACGACGCCGAGCTGCGCTATTATTTCTACGGTGAAAGCGGGCAGAAGCGGTATACCTGCCTTGCCATCGATGTGAGCAACAGCGGCCTGGGCATCATTACCGAGACGCCCCTCGAGTTCGGGCAGTTCCTCGCCTTCGAGAGCCTCAGCGGCGGGTTCTCACCCCTGAACGCCGTCGTCCAGTGGAGCATGCCGCTGGCCGGGAAATTCAGGGCCGGCCTCTTTCTCTTCTAG
- a CDS encoding GNAT family N-acyltransferase, producing MLIIKRAASERELQDVHALRYAVYCLERGYEPPDDYPAKVEVDGYDPYSVHFIAYAPALRDVVVPAGTVRLILPNPLGFPVERYCRVQVRNRCNETAGVAEISRLAVSAEATARLRIVKSEVTFGLIRELYHTLRELNIERVFTAMTTGLERLLRACGLSFTAAGPSVAYHGIRTPFYAEVDTLFKGAAMSRRGALQLLCRPREEFYTSVNRTDSIACSGSAAHRAPYS from the coding sequence ATGCTGATCATAAAAAGAGCCGCTTCAGAACGTGAGCTGCAGGACGTGCACGCGCTGCGGTATGCCGTCTATTGTCTCGAACGGGGCTATGAGCCTCCTGACGACTATCCGGCTAAGGTCGAGGTTGACGGCTACGATCCCTACTCGGTCCATTTCATCGCGTATGCCCCGGCCCTTCGCGATGTCGTGGTACCGGCAGGCACGGTGCGTCTTATTCTCCCCAACCCCCTCGGGTTTCCTGTAGAGCGCTACTGCAGGGTGCAGGTGCGGAACCGCTGCAATGAAACAGCCGGGGTCGCCGAGATCTCGCGCCTTGCCGTGAGCGCGGAAGCGACGGCGCGGCTGCGGATCGTTAAGAGCGAGGTTACCTTCGGCCTCATCAGGGAGCTCTACCATACGCTGCGGGAGCTGAATATCGAGCGTGTGTTTACTGCAATGACGACCGGCCTCGAGCGTCTACTGAGAGCGTGCGGGCTGAGCTTCACCGCAGCGGGCCCCTCCGTCGCCTACCATGGCATCAGGACTCCCTTTTACGCCGAGGTCGATACGCTGTTCAAGGGGGCGGCAATGAGCAGGAGAGGCGCTCTGCAGCTCCTCTGCAGACCGCGGGAGGAATTTTACACTTCTGTAAACCGTACCGACAGCATTGCCTGCTCCGGATCCGCCGCACACCGGGCGCCGTATTCATAA
- a CDS encoding beta-propeller fold lactonase family protein, producing MARLHVTIVMIGLWIMNAVLPVPANAGWRVFVPCRHANEVAVVDIDKGEVIKTIPVGADPSYIDVSPDGKYAFAVTTAAQKLYVINTGSLTVERELPLGDAPKGVGVTPDSRFVYVVNEGKRSNNVYVFEAATGKQVATVPVGTAPHNVGFNPVRPVAVVTNAGDNSITFVNTAAHRPIHDLALGPKGDGHDHGHGAEHSPGGPGHPHNIAITPDGVYGMVTNMGSDDVSVIRLKEDKPLLRIPVSKGHHGIDISPKGDYAYVSGVGAGLITVIDLKTWKPVAAIHVGKGPHGVKFSGDGKYAFVAVTGENTIVVIDPEKRTVTKRIPVPKFPFWIGVQEVR from the coding sequence ATGGCCCGCTTGCATGTAACGATAGTGATGATCGGTCTCTGGATTATGAACGCCGTGCTCCCTGTTCCGGCAAATGCGGGGTGGCGCGTCTTCGTACCGTGCAGGCACGCGAACGAGGTCGCCGTCGTCGATATCGACAAAGGCGAGGTGATCAAGACTATTCCCGTCGGCGCCGATCCCTCCTACATCGATGTCAGCCCCGACGGAAAGTACGCCTTTGCCGTCACCACGGCAGCGCAGAAGCTCTACGTCATCAACACCGGCTCGCTGACAGTAGAGCGGGAGCTCCCGCTCGGCGATGCACCCAAAGGCGTCGGGGTGACACCCGACAGCAGGTTTGTCTATGTCGTGAACGAGGGGAAGCGGTCGAATAACGTCTACGTTTTCGAGGCGGCGACGGGAAAGCAGGTCGCGACAGTCCCGGTGGGCACGGCTCCCCATAATGTGGGCTTCAATCCCGTCCGTCCGGTAGCGGTGGTGACCAATGCAGGGGACAACAGCATCACCTTTGTGAATACCGCCGCTCATCGCCCCATACACGATCTCGCCCTGGGGCCGAAGGGTGACGGCCACGATCACGGGCATGGAGCGGAACACTCCCCCGGCGGACCGGGCCATCCCCACAATATAGCCATCACCCCCGACGGCGTATACGGCATGGTTACCAATATGGGCTCCGACGACGTCTCGGTCATCCGGCTCAAGGAGGACAAGCCGCTCCTGCGCATCCCCGTATCAAAGGGACATCACGGCATCGACATAAGCCCGAAGGGCGATTATGCCTACGTCTCGGGCGTGGGCGCCGGTCTCATCACCGTGATCGACCTCAAGACCTGGAAGCCGGTCGCGGCGATCCACGTCGGCAAAGGGCCTCACGGAGTCAAATTCAGCGGCGACGGGAAGTACGCGTTTGTTGCGGTGACGGGCGAGAACACCATCGTCGTTATCGATCCTGAAAAGCGGACCGTGACCAAGAGGATACCGGTCCCCAAGTTCCCTTTCTGGATAGGGGTGCAGGAGGTACGATAG
- the xseA gene encoding exodeoxyribonuclease VII large subunit, producing the protein MESPATNRTAYRLYELQAIIKAALGDAFPGACWVTAEIAECKSNQRGHCYLELVEKEEDKIIAQVKATIWAYDYRRLSQKFKAAAGEPLKPGMRLLLFVSVSFHEVYGLSLNVKDIDPTYTLGEMARKRKEIIERLRREGVIDENKKRPLPLVPQHIAVISSPTAAGYGDFFNQLDGNLYGYKLVHILFPAVMQGQEAELSVTAALKKIRRLQDRFDVVVIIRGGGSAIDLSCFDSYDLAAAIARFPLPVITGIGHEKDDTIADMVAHTKMKTPTAVAEFLLSGIRSFEEGILSLQHRLSLSAERLLKDARYALNGIAQKLVVIPACLAAPRNRLLLLERELQGRLREALLRQHSRLEVCAQAVRLLDPAKVLRRGYSITRCNGAVVKEASQVKKGAVITTRLHNGTVTSIVGQTKEAKQREQEQATCLLPGFERAGTDRQ; encoded by the coding sequence ATGGAATCTCCCGCGACGAACAGGACCGCCTACCGCCTGTACGAGCTGCAAGCGATCATCAAGGCCGCTCTCGGCGACGCCTTTCCCGGGGCCTGCTGGGTGACGGCGGAGATCGCCGAATGCAAGAGCAACCAGCGCGGCCACTGCTATCTCGAGCTCGTCGAAAAGGAAGAGGATAAAATCATCGCGCAGGTCAAGGCGACGATCTGGGCCTACGACTACCGGAGGCTGAGCCAGAAGTTCAAGGCCGCAGCCGGGGAGCCGCTCAAGCCTGGCATGAGGCTCCTGCTCTTCGTCTCGGTATCGTTTCACGAGGTCTACGGGCTGAGCCTCAACGTCAAGGATATCGACCCCACCTATACGCTCGGCGAAATGGCGCGCAAGAGAAAGGAGATCATCGAGCGGCTCAGACGGGAAGGCGTCATCGACGAGAACAAGAAGCGGCCGCTGCCCCTCGTTCCCCAGCATATCGCGGTCATATCGTCGCCGACCGCCGCGGGATACGGCGATTTCTTCAACCAGCTCGACGGCAACCTCTACGGGTACAAGCTCGTCCATATCCTCTTCCCCGCCGTGATGCAGGGCCAGGAGGCGGAGCTGTCCGTCACTGCCGCGCTGAAGAAGATCAGGCGGCTGCAGGACCGCTTCGATGTCGTGGTCATCATCAGGGGAGGGGGGTCCGCCATCGACCTCAGCTGCTTCGACAGCTATGACCTCGCCGCAGCGATCGCCCGTTTCCCCCTGCCGGTCATCACCGGCATCGGCCATGAAAAGGACGACACGATCGCCGATATGGTCGCCCATACGAAGATGAAGACCCCCACCGCCGTAGCCGAATTCCTCCTGTCGGGCATCAGGAGCTTCGAAGAGGGTATCCTTTCCCTGCAGCACCGGCTTTCGCTCTCTGCCGAGCGGCTCCTGAAGGACGCCCGGTATGCGCTGAACGGTATTGCCCAGAAGCTCGTCGTCATCCCCGCCTGTCTCGCCGCGCCGCGGAACAGGCTTCTGCTCCTGGAGCGGGAGCTTCAGGGAAGGCTGCGGGAAGCGCTGCTGCGGCAGCACTCACGACTGGAGGTCTGCGCGCAGGCGGTGCGGCTCCTCGATCCCGCCAAGGTGCTCCGGCGGGGCTACAGCATCACGCGCTGCAACGGCGCCGTGGTCAAGGAGGCGTCACAGGTGAAGAAGGGGGCGGTGATCACCACCAGGCTGCATAACGGGACGGTCACCAGCATTGTCGGACAGACGAAGGAGGCGAAACAGCGTGAGCAAGAGCAGGCAACGTGCTTACTCCCAGGCTTTGAGCGAGCTGGAACGGATCGTCAGTGA
- a CDS encoding BON domain-containing protein encodes MRKADARRAFLMLVLAVFLATGCATLTGRTAGQTIDDSTITTKINGKIIQDPQLSYLKLDVDTFQGAVTLSGTVPSKAAQDRLVEIVKSTEGVKSVKTNLVIQPPQ; translated from the coding sequence ATGAGAAAGGCGGACGCACGGAGAGCATTCCTGATGCTGGTACTCGCGGTCTTCCTCGCCACCGGCTGCGCAACACTGACCGGGAGGACGGCCGGGCAGACCATCGATGACTCGACAATCACCACGAAGATCAACGGGAAGATCATTCAGGACCCCCAGCTCTCGTACCTGAAGCTCGATGTCGATACCTTCCAGGGAGCTGTGACCCTCTCCGGGACGGTGCCGAGCAAAGCTGCGCAGGACAGGCTCGTCGAGATCGTGAAGAGCACCGAGGGCGTCAAGAGCGTGAAGACCAACCTGGTCATTCAGCCCCCGCAGTAG
- a CDS encoding GMC family oxidoreductase encodes MKPMRETMRRYNGPVDVCVVGSGAGGAVVAKELAEGGLSVVVIEAGPWLDTREDFVNDELTMLDGRLDWDDLRITAGEDPLAMGRNNTGRAVGGSTVHYTAVTLRLHEEDFQVKTREGVADDWPITYRELEPYYRNVEHYLAVSGPRRFPWPPFYGPYPHPELPWSARDRLLGEGMINMGLTPAKAPHAIIMGSKGDRSPCMMYGFCANGCKSDAKSSTLVTYIPDAVKAGAEIRDRCFAVRVNTDKRGMARSVSYIHEGKTLEQEAEIIVLSCYAVETPRLLLNSADSRSPDGLANSSGMVGRNFMVHLGDNVIGRFDRPIDNWITPPVGIMNQDRYSTDPKADFVRGYTLEAYNMFPVEFFTTLVETNPYLWGKRLMDIVDQYDAYTVLGNVGEVLPDERNFVSLAEERDHYGVPVAKVTYSHSENSKRMSEASMRLCEEVLRAAGARDIYRMPGTIHLLGTCRMGNDPETSVIDRWCRSHDIPNLFICDGSVFVTGGAVNPSLTIQALAVRTAEHIRKHGKRHAQRRTIVAGAREEPSPARRWE; translated from the coding sequence ATGAAACCGATGCGGGAGACGATGAGGCGGTACAACGGCCCTGTCGATGTATGCGTCGTCGGGTCCGGCGCCGGAGGCGCCGTCGTCGCTAAAGAGCTGGCAGAAGGCGGATTGTCGGTGGTGGTCATCGAGGCGGGCCCCTGGCTCGATACGCGGGAAGACTTCGTCAATGACGAGCTGACGATGCTCGACGGGCGCCTCGACTGGGACGATCTGCGCATTACCGCGGGAGAGGACCCCCTTGCGATGGGACGGAACAACACCGGCCGCGCGGTCGGCGGCAGCACGGTGCACTATACCGCAGTCACCCTTCGCCTCCACGAGGAGGACTTCCAGGTGAAAACCCGCGAGGGGGTAGCTGACGATTGGCCGATTACGTACCGGGAGCTGGAGCCCTACTACCGGAATGTCGAGCACTACCTCGCCGTATCGGGACCGCGCCGTTTCCCCTGGCCCCCGTTTTACGGACCCTATCCGCATCCGGAGCTGCCCTGGAGCGCGCGGGACCGCCTGCTCGGCGAGGGCATGATCAACATGGGCCTGACCCCCGCAAAAGCGCCCCATGCCATTATCATGGGCAGCAAAGGAGACCGTTCGCCCTGCATGATGTACGGCTTTTGCGCCAACGGGTGCAAGTCCGATGCAAAATCGAGTACGCTCGTCACCTATATCCCCGATGCGGTGAAAGCGGGCGCCGAGATCCGCGACCGCTGTTTCGCCGTCCGGGTCAATACCGACAAGCGGGGTATGGCGCGGTCGGTGAGCTATATCCACGAAGGCAAGACGCTTGAGCAGGAGGCGGAGATCATCGTTCTCTCCTGTTATGCCGTCGAAACGCCCCGCCTGCTGCTCAATTCGGCAGACAGCCGGTCCCCTGACGGGCTCGCGAACTCGAGCGGCATGGTCGGAAGGAATTTCATGGTGCACCTCGGCGACAACGTCATCGGGAGGTTCGACAGGCCGATCGACAACTGGATCACGCCGCCGGTCGGCATCATGAATCAGGACAGGTACAGCACCGACCCGAAGGCCGATTTTGTCCGCGGCTACACCCTTGAGGCTTATAATATGTTTCCGGTGGAGTTCTTCACCACGCTCGTCGAGACCAACCCCTATCTCTGGGGGAAGCGGCTGATGGACATCGTGGATCAGTACGACGCCTATACTGTCCTGGGCAACGTGGGAGAGGTGCTGCCCGATGAGCGCAACTTCGTGAGCCTCGCTGAAGAGAGGGACCACTACGGTGTCCCTGTTGCCAAAGTCACCTACTCGCACAGCGAGAATTCGAAGAGGATGTCGGAAGCCTCCATGCGGCTCTGCGAGGAGGTCCTGAGGGCAGCGGGCGCTCGCGATATCTATCGCATGCCGGGGACGATCCACCTGCTCGGCACCTGCCGCATGGGGAATGACCCGGAGACCTCGGTCATCGACAGGTGGTGCCGCTCCCACGACATCCCCAATCTCTTCATCTGCGACGGCAGCGTCTTCGTAACCGGCGGCGCCGTTAATCCCAGTCTCACCATCCAGGCCCTTGCCGTACGGACAGCCGAGCATATACGGAAACACGGCAAGAGACATGCGCAGAGGCGGACAATCGTCGCCGGGGCGCGGGAAGAGCCCTCGCCCGCGCGCCGCTGGGAATGA
- a CDS encoding radical SAM protein yields the protein MYSPARHIGQVFRKSRPIHLTFFLTRRCNARCPFCFYLKSGNDPSGGRPELSLDEIEKVSRSLGTLLWLAFSGGEIYLRSDLVAIAETFYRNNRPAIMLFPTNGLLPEVIRDKTEEIVRSCRESVIAVKLSLDGLGDDHDRLRATPGSFAKTMETCALLGRLVDRYPHFELGINTVFCAENQDAMEAIIGFVKGLAAVKTHTISMVRGDLADRRYKDIDIEKYDRAIARLEENLRDRTAPVYRFRGARIKAAQDILQRRLIHRTWREQKRIVPCYAGRLNLVLTECGDVFPCEMLTEPFGNVRDCQYDMGTVIRSASAKKSIESIRAGRCCCTHECYFMTNILFNPALYPVLLKEYAQLRLSPAIGSELP from the coding sequence ATGTACTCGCCGGCGCGTCATATAGGGCAGGTCTTCCGCAAGAGCAGACCGATTCACCTCACCTTCTTCCTGACGAGGCGGTGCAATGCCCGATGCCCCTTCTGCTTCTATCTCAAGAGCGGCAATGACCCTTCCGGCGGCCGTCCCGAGCTCTCTCTCGATGAGATAGAGAAGGTCTCCCGGTCCCTTGGCACGCTCCTCTGGCTCGCCTTTTCGGGAGGAGAGATCTATCTCAGGAGCGACCTCGTCGCCATAGCGGAGACGTTCTACCGGAACAACAGGCCCGCCATAATGCTCTTCCCGACGAACGGCCTGCTGCCCGAGGTGATCAGGGACAAGACGGAGGAGATCGTGAGGAGCTGCAGGGAGAGCGTCATCGCCGTAAAGCTCTCTCTCGACGGCCTCGGTGACGACCACGACCGCCTGCGCGCCACCCCGGGCAGTTTTGCGAAGACCATGGAGACCTGTGCGCTGCTGGGCCGGCTTGTCGACCGCTATCCTCACTTCGAGCTCGGCATCAATACCGTGTTCTGCGCCGAAAACCAGGACGCGATGGAGGCGATCATCGGTTTCGTGAAGGGGCTCGCCGCGGTAAAGACGCATACGATCTCGATGGTGCGGGGCGACCTGGCCGACAGGCGTTATAAAGATATCGATATCGAAAAGTATGACCGGGCGATCGCCCGGCTCGAGGAGAACCTGAGAGACAGGACCGCTCCCGTCTACCGGTTCCGCGGAGCGCGGATCAAGGCAGCGCAGGACATCCTGCAGCGCCGCCTCATTCACCGCACTTGGCGCGAGCAGAAGCGGATCGTTCCCTGCTATGCGGGCAGGCTCAATCTCGTGCTGACCGAATGCGGCGATGTCTTCCCCTGCGAGATGCTGACGGAGCCCTTCGGCAATGTGAGGGACTGCCAGTACGATATGGGCACGGTAATCCGCTCGGCCTCGGCGAAGAAGAGTATCGAGAGCATCCGGGCCGGACGGTGCTGCTGTACGCACGAGTGCTATTTCATGACCAATATCCTCTTCAACCCGGCCCTCTATCCCGTGCTGCTGAAGGAGTACGCGCAGCTCAGGCTCTCCCCTGCGATCGGCAGTGAGCTCCCTTAG
- a CDS encoding glycosyltransferase, with product MEEKFISVIIPNRNGSATIGLSIEAALASDYPRFEVIVVDDCSTDGSVEVIRRYPCRLVRLAAHGGASKARNRGAQESRGELLFFTDADCLLAPGALAAANRIATGQGPDAAVGGTYTRVPYDAGFFSLFQSVFVNYSELKRKDDPDYLATHALAIDARTFERAGGFAEEFMPILEDVEFSHRLRRRGYRLMMSPDILVQHIFNYSLRRSLGNAFKKTKYWIVYSLKNRDLLADSGTASVELKLNGLVFLLMALLILFGTVSGTGAAALVAAALLLAGVNVAVSKELLAAFSGTGGRAFALRAAAYYMLVYPAAIWAGTIAGVLAYFRTTAPPAGRAPQ from the coding sequence ATGGAAGAGAAATTCATATCCGTCATTATCCCCAACCGCAACGGCAGCGCGACCATCGGCCTCAGCATCGAGGCTGCGCTCGCCTCCGACTACCCGCGCTTTGAGGTGATCGTCGTCGACGACTGCTCCACCGACGGCTCGGTCGAGGTAATCCGGCGGTATCCCTGCCGCCTTGTCCGGCTCGCCGCGCACGGCGGCGCATCGAAGGCGCGCAACCGCGGCGCACAGGAGAGCCGCGGGGAGCTCCTCTTCTTCACCGATGCCGACTGCCTCCTGGCTCCCGGCGCCCTTGCCGCGGCAAACCGCATCGCAACCGGGCAGGGCCCCGACGCCGCCGTCGGCGGCACCTACACGCGCGTCCCCTACGACGCGGGCTTCTTCAGCCTCTTCCAGTCCGTCTTCGTTAACTATTCCGAGCTGAAGAGGAAGGACGATCCCGACTACCTGGCGACCCATGCCCTGGCGATCGACGCCCGGACCTTCGAGAGGGCGGGCGGCTTCGCCGAGGAGTTCATGCCGATCCTCGAAGACGTGGAGTTCAGCCACCGGCTGCGCCGCAGGGGATACAGGCTCATGATGAGCCCCGACATTCTGGTGCAGCACATCTTCAATTACTCGCTCAGGCGGTCGCTCGGGAACGCCTTCAAGAAGACGAAGTACTGGATAGTCTATTCACTCAAGAACCGCGACCTCCTCGCCGATTCGGGCACCGCCTCGGTGGAGCTCAAGCTCAACGGGCTCGTCTTTCTTCTGATGGCGCTCCTCATTCTTTTCGGCACAGTCTCCGGCACGGGCGCCGCCGCCCTGGTCGCGGCAGCTCTCCTCCTTGCCGGCGTCAACGTCGCGGTCAGCAAGGAACTCCTCGCCGCCTTCTCCGGGACCGGCGGGCGGGCCTTCGCCCTGCGCGCTGCCGCGTACTACATGCTCGTCTATCCGGCAGCGATCTGGGCAGGGACCATCGCAGGAGTGCTCGCCTATTTCCGCACCACTGCCCCACCGGCCGGCAGGGCGCCTCAGTGA
- a CDS encoding carboxy terminal-processing peptidase, whose amino-acid sequence MIRRIVVSFVICCFSLGVPAAQAFPSSDDTDYNRARLLGYVLLQYLKANNFSQKKLDDALSRDAFGLYLKQLDGQKRFLLRDDVEKLRTYADRIDDELITGKIELPEVSVAIVDRRTAAVREMIKELLAKDFDFSADETVETDADKLEYCATEAELKERWRKMLKYQVLNQYLTLLDDAKDAKAETGGKKNEGAGSGKEEKSPADLRKKAREKVLKSYEDSFARMRQEKKSERYDRYLGAVTRAYDPHTSYMPPTSKEDFDISMKGTLEGIGAVLREEDGNIKVESVKLGGPAARQGQLLAGDLILKVAEAGGDPVDVTEMRLRDAVRLIRGKKGTEVKLTVKRQGMPSFVIAIVRDVIQLDDTFAKGTTLTDEKSGKSFGYIKLPSFYRDFEQHGSGERARTSTDDMKAELKKLASGSISGLVLDLRNNGGGALTDAVDIAGLFIREGPVVQVKNGLGKVTVLSDEDPEVYYRGPVVVLVNQFSASASEILAGALQDYGRAVVIGGEHTHGKGTVQMVLDLNESMSFGGMEQYKPLGALMITIQKFYRVSGESTQYRGVVPDIILPDALKGLKTGEQYLDFALPWDTVNPVPYAKWQSPAPEVNALKLKSSERIKDDKDFAAIISDGSRLEEHRKKTLQSLRLDTARKERESAQAALKLKGVDGILSVPGSAHGASGVGGAGKRGLFCFRPCRRPACSLQVRMPVFSAVFEGRPAQNR is encoded by the coding sequence ATGATACGACGCATCGTGGTCAGTTTTGTTATCTGCTGTTTCAGCCTGGGGGTACCCGCAGCGCAGGCCTTCCCGTCTTCCGATGACACGGACTACAACCGGGCGCGCCTGCTGGGCTATGTTCTCCTGCAGTACCTCAAAGCGAACAACTTCAGCCAGAAGAAGCTGGACGACGCCCTGTCGCGGGACGCCTTCGGTCTTTACCTGAAGCAGCTGGACGGGCAGAAGCGCTTCCTCCTCAGGGACGATGTCGAGAAGCTCAGGACCTACGCCGACAGGATCGACGACGAGCTCATCACCGGGAAGATCGAGCTGCCCGAGGTGAGCGTGGCGATCGTCGACCGCCGGACCGCGGCTGTACGGGAAATGATCAAGGAGCTGCTCGCAAAGGATTTCGATTTCTCGGCGGACGAGACTGTCGAGACCGACGCCGACAAGCTCGAGTACTGCGCCACCGAGGCGGAGCTGAAGGAGCGCTGGCGCAAGATGCTGAAGTACCAGGTGCTCAACCAGTATCTCACCCTGCTCGACGACGCCAAGGACGCCAAGGCAGAGACCGGGGGCAAGAAGAACGAAGGCGCCGGCAGCGGAAAGGAAGAGAAGAGCCCTGCCGACCTCCGGAAGAAGGCCCGGGAGAAGGTGCTGAAGAGCTACGAAGACTCGTTCGCCCGTATGCGGCAGGAGAAGAAGTCGGAGCGGTACGACCGCTACCTGGGCGCAGTAACGCGGGCGTACGATCCCCATACCAGCTATATGCCGCCCACGAGCAAGGAGGACTTCGATATCAGCATGAAGGGCACCCTCGAGGGCATCGGGGCGGTGCTCCGCGAAGAGGACGGCAACATCAAAGTGGAGAGCGTGAAGCTCGGCGGCCCTGCTGCACGCCAGGGGCAGCTCCTTGCCGGCGACCTCATTCTCAAGGTCGCCGAGGCGGGCGGCGACCCGGTCGACGTGACGGAGATGCGGCTCCGGGACGCCGTCAGGCTGATCCGCGGCAAGAAGGGCACGGAGGTGAAGCTCACGGTCAAGCGGCAGGGCATGCCTTCGTTCGTTATCGCCATTGTGCGCGATGTGATTCAGCTCGACGACACCTTCGCAAAAGGGACGACGCTCACCGATGAGAAGAGCGGGAAGAGCTTCGGCTATATCAAGCTGCCGAGCTTTTACCGCGACTTCGAGCAGCACGGCAGCGGGGAAAGGGCCCGCACCTCGACGGACGATATGAAGGCGGAGCTGAAGAAGCTCGCCTCCGGGAGTATCAGCGGCCTCGTGCTCGACCTGAGAAACAACGGCGGCGGCGCCCTCACCGATGCCGTCGACATCGCCGGCCTCTTCATCAGGGAGGGCCCGGTGGTCCAGGTGAAGAACGGCCTCGGCAAGGTAACGGTCCTCTCCGATGAAGACCCGGAAGTCTACTACAGGGGGCCGGTGGTCGTGCTCGTGAACCAGTTCAGTGCATCGGCTTCCGAAATCCTTGCCGGCGCCCTCCAGGACTACGGCCGTGCTGTTGTCATCGGCGGGGAGCATACCCATGGCAAGGGGACGGTCCAGATGGTGCTGGACCTCAACGAGAGCATGTCTTTCGGCGGCATGGAACAGTACAAACCGCTCGGGGCGCTGATGATCACCATCCAGAAGTTCTACCGGGTGAGCGGAGAATCGACCCAGTACCGGGGCGTCGTGCCGGATATCATCCTGCCCGATGCCCTGAAAGGGCTGAAGACAGGCGAGCAGTACCTCGATTTCGCCCTCCCCTGGGATACGGTGAATCCCGTGCCCTATGCAAAGTGGCAGTCCCCTGCTCCCGAGGTGAATGCCCTCAAGCTGAAGAGCAGCGAGCGCATCAAGGACGATAAGGATTTCGCCGCGATTATCAGCGATGGCAGCAGGCTCGAGGAGCACCGGAAAAAGACGCTCCAGTCGCTCCGCCTCGATACGGCCCGCAAGGAGCGGGAGTCGGCACAGGCCGCCCTCAAGCTGAAAGGCGTTGACGGCATTCTCTCCGTGCCCGGGTCGGCGCATGGGGCGTCCGGAGTCGGCGGAGCCGGGAAGCGCGGCCTTTTTTGTTTCCGTCCCTGCCGCCGGCCTGCCTGCTCCCTGCAGGTGCGAATGCCTGTTTTTTCAGCAGTTTTCGAGGGCCGACCAGCTCAAAATAGATAG
- a CDS encoding gluconate 2-dehydrogenase subunit 3 family protein, which translates to MRLSRKELSGYMENWDDRTRAVLVLRMEERFRRLALEHFSSDEAVLLGAVLDRLIPQDEGERIDLVGFVDGALGKPLGRGDRREGIPEEAGLFHKGLTGIQETAQAMFGRSFVELHETQQDAVLGAIQDGAAKGGVWRDIPSPYFFTRLMTKALTGYCAHPFAWMRMGFPGPSYPEGYVWITEQEVQARRRHFPGWKTL; encoded by the coding sequence ATGCGTTTATCCCGTAAAGAGCTGAGCGGCTACATGGAGAACTGGGACGACCGGACCCGCGCGGTCCTGGTCCTGCGCATGGAGGAGCGCTTCAGGCGTCTTGCGCTCGAACATTTTTCGAGCGATGAGGCGGTGCTGCTCGGGGCCGTGCTCGACCGGCTCATCCCCCAGGATGAAGGCGAAAGGATCGACCTCGTCGGCTTTGTCGATGGAGCGCTCGGGAAACCGCTGGGACGGGGTGATCGCCGGGAAGGCATTCCCGAAGAAGCGGGCTTGTTCCATAAGGGCCTGACGGGGATCCAGGAGACCGCCCAGGCCATGTTCGGCAGGTCTTTCGTCGAGCTGCATGAAACCCAGCAGGATGCGGTCCTCGGCGCCATACAGGACGGGGCTGCGAAAGGAGGGGTATGGAGGGATATCCCTTCCCCGTATTTCTTTACCAGGCTCATGACCAAGGCGCTGACCGGCTACTGCGCCCACCCTTTTGCATGGATGCGCATGGGGTTCCCGGGGCCGAGCTACCCCGAGGGCTATGTCTGGATCACGGAGCAGGAAGTCCAAGCGAGACGCAGACACTTCCCGGGGTGGAAAACGCTCTGA
- the xseB gene encoding exodeoxyribonuclease VII small subunit — protein MSKSRQRAYSQALSELERIVSEIEAEDIDVDALSEKVKRATTLISFCKERLRATEEEVGRILAEAEAQSEGRPEDGEERDAEELADPDDLDTGP, from the coding sequence GTGAGCAAGAGCAGGCAACGTGCTTACTCCCAGGCTTTGAGCGAGCTGGAACGGATCGTCAGTGAGATAGAGGCGGAAGATATCGACGTGGATGCGCTCTCCGAAAAGGTGAAGCGCGCCACCACGCTCATCTCCTTCTGCAAGGAGCGGCTGCGCGCCACCGAAGAGGAGGTCGGCAGGATCCTGGCAGAGGCCGAGGCGCAGTCCGAAGGCCGGCCTGAAGATGGGGAGGAGCGCGATGCAGAAGAGCTTGCCGATCCCGACGATCTCGATACCGGACCCTGA